A single genomic interval of Candidatus Methylomirabilota bacterium harbors:
- a CDS encoding ATP-binding cassette domain-containing protein: MIEADKLTKYYDKHTAIRDVSFTVDKGEIVGFLGPNGAGKTTTMRILTGFLPPNSGTARVAGFDVLTESLQMRRRIGYLPENVPLYTDMKVADYLEFVAEIKGVERANRRRKIGEVMEKCGVAGVRRTLIGALSRGYRQRVGIAQALLNDPEVLILDEPTIGLDPKQIIEIRQLIKALAGQSTIILSTHILPEVSMICHRVIIINNGQIVAVDTPENLTAGLQSSTKLRIRVEGPVNQVGIALTQLPGVLRVVAEDETHLSACHLSAEPTGETANSFVVESERNCDLRREVSRLIIERGWGLLELRPADMSLEEIFVRLVTKEAQEVRE, encoded by the coding sequence ATGATCGAAGCGGACAAGCTGACGAAATATTACGACAAGCATACTGCCATTCGCGATGTCTCCTTCACGGTTGATAAAGGGGAGATCGTAGGATTCCTCGGGCCGAATGGCGCCGGCAAGACCACAACGATGCGGATTTTGACCGGTTTTCTGCCGCCCAACAGCGGGACGGCACGCGTCGCCGGCTTCGACGTCCTGACCGAGTCGCTTCAGATGCGGCGACGCATCGGCTACCTGCCGGAGAACGTGCCGCTCTACACCGATATGAAGGTAGCCGACTACCTGGAGTTCGTGGCTGAGATCAAAGGCGTGGAGCGTGCGAATCGACGGCGTAAGATCGGTGAGGTGATGGAAAAGTGCGGGGTCGCCGGGGTGCGGCGGACCTTGATCGGGGCACTCTCGCGCGGTTATCGGCAGCGGGTTGGGATCGCTCAGGCGCTGCTCAACGATCCTGAGGTGCTCATCCTGGACGAGCCGACCATCGGGCTTGACCCGAAACAGATCATCGAGATCAGGCAGCTCATCAAGGCGCTGGCCGGCCAAAGTACGATCATCCTGTCGACCCACATTCTGCCCGAGGTCAGCATGATCTGTCATCGAGTGATTATCATCAACAATGGACAGATCGTAGCAGTTGACACCCCGGAGAACCTGACAGCCGGGCTTCAGAGTTCCACCAAACTGCGCATCAGGGTCGAGGGGCCAGTGAACCAGGTCGGGATCGCTCTGACCCAGCTTCCAGGCGTCCTGCGGGTCGTGGCGGAGGATGAAACGCACCTGTCTGCGTGCCACCTGTCTGCCGAACCGACAGGCGAGACCGCCAACAGCTTCGTCGTGGAGTCGGAGCGGAATTGTGATCTGCGCCGCGAGGTGTCGCGCCTGATCATTGAGCGCGGATGGGGGCTGCTGGAACTTCGCCCCGCCGACATGAGTCTGGAGGAGATCTTCGTCCGCCTGGTGACCAAAGAAGCGCAGGAGGTGCGGGAATGA
- a CDS encoding ABC transporter permease subunit — translation MNVLAIFKKEWRAYFASPIAYVILTIFALISGYFFYSLFTFFSLSSLQATMNPGFGRGLNASEWIVRPLFRDIAITMLLLMPAATMRLFSEEKKTGTIELLFSYPIRDWELLLGKFLAALALYSMMLGITLLDIAMLGSFAMLEWGLILSGYLGLLLLGMAFLGLGILASSLTENQVVAAVGAFGILLLLWVIGWSTEAAGPTLGPILSHLSIINHYDSFAKGTIESRDVIFYLNFTLLCLFLTLRSLESKRWRG, via the coding sequence ATGAATGTCCTGGCGATCTTCAAGAAAGAATGGCGAGCCTACTTTGCGTCGCCGATCGCCTACGTGATCTTAACCATCTTTGCGCTCATCTCGGGCTATTTTTTCTATAGCCTCTTCACCTTCTTCTCGCTCAGCAGCCTGCAGGCCACGATGAACCCCGGGTTCGGTCGAGGTCTGAACGCCTCCGAGTGGATCGTTCGCCCGCTCTTTCGCGATATCGCCATCACGATGCTGCTGCTGATGCCGGCGGCCACCATGCGCCTGTTTTCAGAAGAGAAGAAGACGGGGACTATCGAGCTACTCTTCTCGTATCCGATCAGGGACTGGGAGCTGCTGTTGGGTAAGTTTCTGGCGGCGCTCGCGCTGTACTCGATGATGCTCGGGATTACTCTGCTGGATATCGCAATGCTCGGATCCTTCGCCATGCTGGAATGGGGACTTATCCTGAGCGGCTACCTTGGTCTCCTGCTTCTCGGCATGGCCTTCCTGGGACTCGGGATTTTAGCCTCCTCCCTCACCGAAAACCAGGTCGTCGCGGCCGTCGGGGCCTTCGGTATACTCCTGCTGCTGTGGGTCATCGGCTGGTCCACCGAGGCGGCCGGGCCAACGCTGGGCCCCATCCTCTCGCACCTCTCGATCATCAACCATTACGACAGCTTTGCCAAGGGTACCATTGAAAGCAGGGACGTGATCTTCTACCTCAATTTCACGCTCCTCTGCCTCTTCCTGACACTCCGTTCTCTGGAATCGAAACGGTGGAGAGGCTGA